In the Chloroflexota bacterium genome, one interval contains:
- a CDS encoding ABC transporter ATP-binding protein gives MASLIDMRKITKIYPNEVVANDRVDFSVEPGEIHALVGENGAGKTTLMKILYGLEQPTQGEIWLWGKRAHIPSPHVAIALGIGMVHQNFMLVPSFTVAQNIVLGQEPENRGFIDITEAIQITEDLSKQYGLSVMPMATVESIPVGMRQRVEILKALYRGAKILILDEPSSVLTPQETRELFAAVRKLVEQGKTVIFITHKLREVKEVSDRVTVMRNGRVMGTMFTPQATEVEIARMMVGREVFMSIDKPPLQRGGPVLQVRGLTYMTEAGHVALQDVSLNVYAGEILGIAGVEGNGQTELVEVLTGLRRPTSGSALVDSTQILGRQPRQIREVGVAHIPEDRLTNGLALGASLQENLIVDRYYRPPFAQRLALNLKLINHHGDKLIKEFDIRAPDGQVPVSALSGGNMQKVVIAREFSANPRLLIAAQPTRGIDVGATEFVHQQIVRKRSEGCAVLLVSADLSEVMSLADRIAVMYNGQIVGIFPEAARVTEEEYGLYMLGLKRQERQVMEAYL, from the coding sequence GTGGCATCCCTCATTGATATGCGCAAGATCACGAAGATATATCCCAACGAGGTGGTGGCCAACGACCGGGTGGATTTCAGCGTGGAACCTGGCGAAATCCATGCCCTGGTGGGCGAAAACGGCGCTGGGAAAACCACCTTGATGAAGATTCTCTATGGCTTGGAGCAACCCACCCAGGGAGAAATCTGGCTGTGGGGTAAACGGGCGCATATCCCCAGCCCCCACGTGGCCATCGCCCTGGGCATCGGGATGGTGCATCAGAACTTCATGCTGGTGCCCTCCTTTACTGTGGCCCAGAACATCGTCCTGGGCCAGGAGCCCGAAAACCGGGGGTTCATCGATATCACTGAGGCTATTCAGATCACCGAGGATCTCTCCAAACAATACGGTCTGAGCGTAATGCCTATGGCGACCGTGGAGTCCATCCCGGTGGGCATGCGCCAGCGGGTGGAGATCTTGAAGGCCCTCTATCGGGGGGCTAAGATCCTCATCCTGGACGAGCCTTCCTCTGTGCTCACTCCCCAGGAGACCCGGGAGCTCTTCGCAGCGGTGCGCAAGTTAGTGGAGCAGGGCAAGACGGTGATCTTCATCACGCACAAACTCAGGGAGGTGAAGGAGGTCTCCGACCGGGTGACCGTGATGCGCAATGGTCGGGTTATGGGCACTATGTTCACCCCGCAGGCCACTGAGGTGGAGATCGCGCGGATGATGGTGGGGCGGGAGGTCTTTATGTCCATAGATAAGCCACCGCTTCAGCGTGGTGGGCCTGTCCTCCAGGTGCGGGGGCTTACCTATATGACCGAGGCTGGCCACGTGGCCTTGCAGGACGTTTCCTTAAACGTTTACGCTGGCGAGATCCTGGGCATCGCCGGGGTGGAGGGCAATGGGCAGACAGAGCTGGTGGAGGTCCTCACCGGCCTGCGCCGGCCCACCTCTGGCAGTGCCCTCGTGGACAGCACCCAAATTCTGGGGAGACAGCCACGACAGATCCGCGAGGTGGGAGTGGCTCACATACCCGAGGACCGGCTCACCAATGGACTGGCTTTAGGGGCCAGCCTGCAAGAGAACCTCATTGTGGATCGCTATTATCGTCCCCCCTTCGCCCAGCGACTGGCCCTGAACCTGAAGCTCATCAATCATCATGGGGACAAGCTGATAAAGGAGTTCGATATTCGTGCTCCTGATGGACAAGTACCCGTAAGTGCTCTCTCCGGTGGGAACATGCAAAAAGTGGTCATCGCCAGAGAGTTCTCGGCGAACCCTAGGTTGCTCATCGCCGCTCAGCCCACGCGGGGCATCGACGTGGGGGCCACGGAGTTCGTCCACCAGCAGATAGTGCGGAAACGGAGCGAGGGCTGTGCTGTACTTTTGGTCTCTGCCGACCTCTCCGAGGTGATGAGCCTGGCTGATCGCATCGCCGTGATGTATAATGGCCAGATCGTGGGCATCTTCCCCGAAGCCGCCAGGGTCACTGAGGAAGAATATGGCCTTTACATGCTTGGCCTGAAGCGGCAGGAGCGCCAGGTAATGGAGGCGTATCTATGA
- a CDS encoding M42 family metallopeptidase, translating into MSLDLRLLEELTALPGISGFEDRVGAYIIGRLRGYGLEAKADSIGNVVAHLPGPKPRLMLFAHMDEVGFVVRRIEDDGFVRIERVGGIAEQSLPGQRLDLWTQKGHLEAVAGSKPQHLGLGSEATTLDKVFLDVGARSGEQARLLGVRVGDCITYRACFSILSSDTLSAKSLDDRAGCALLLELAQEARDKRACDLYLAFTVQEEAVLRGAAPVAYAIEPDMAIGVDATVALDTPDTKGQGEMSLGQGPAIKVMDHLRGTLTGFISHQGLRRLVEDVARECGIPLQREVIMGLTTAASPLPFLHRGIPSTVLSFPCRYTHSAVEAVDRRDLEQLKRLLIYLVGEPIPWERYLAI; encoded by the coding sequence ATGAGCCTGGACCTTAGACTGCTAGAGGAGCTGACCGCCCTGCCCGGCATTTCCGGCTTTGAGGATAGAGTTGGGGCTTATATCATAGGTCGCCTGAGGGGTTACGGTCTGGAGGCCAAGGCCGATAGTATCGGCAACGTCGTGGCTCACCTCCCGGGGCCCAAGCCCCGCCTGATGCTCTTCGCCCATATGGATGAGGTGGGCTTTGTGGTCAGAAGAATCGAAGACGATGGCTTCGTTCGGATCGAACGAGTAGGGGGCATCGCTGAACAGTCCTTGCCCGGCCAACGCCTGGATCTTTGGACCCAAAAGGGCCATCTAGAGGCAGTGGCTGGCAGCAAGCCCCAGCACCTGGGGCTTGGCTCAGAAGCTACCACCCTGGATAAGGTTTTCCTGGATGTGGGGGCCAGGAGTGGGGAGCAGGCTCGGCTATTGGGGGTCAGAGTGGGCGACTGTATCACCTATAGGGCTTGCTTCTCCATCCTCAGCAGTGATACACTCTCTGCCAAGTCCCTGGATGACCGGGCGGGCTGTGCTTTGTTGTTAGAACTAGCCCAGGAAGCTCGAGATAAGCGGGCCTGCGACCTCTACCTAGCCTTCACTGTCCAAGAGGAGGCTGTTCTGCGGGGAGCTGCCCCTGTTGCCTATGCCATCGAGCCGGACATGGCCATCGGTGTCGACGCCACAGTGGCTCTGGATACGCCCGACACCAAGGGTCAGGGGGAGATGTCCTTGGGGCAGGGCCCGGCCATCAAGGTGATGGATCATCTGCGGGGAACCCTGACCGGCTTCATCTCCCACCAGGGACTGAGGCGGCTGGTAGAGGATGTCGCCCGGGAGTGTGGCATCCCCCTGCAAAGAGAGGTGATTATGGGCCTCACCACGGCCGCCTCTCCGCTACCATTTCTACATAGGGGGATACCTTCCACGGTGCTCTCTTTTCCATGCCGTTATACCCACTCAGCGGTAGAGGCGGTGGACCGCAGGGACTTGGAGCAGCTCAAACGGTTGCTCATCTACCTGGTCGGCGAACCCATACCTTGGGAACGCTACCTGGCGATATAG
- a CDS encoding BtpA/SgcQ family protein, translating into MVHLEALPGAPRYSGAPLEELLRRAVADAQALERGGVDALLVENYNDYPYLPAEVGYTTVSWMSIIAYVVRQATSLPLGVNVLFNDFAAELIIAEAVGARFIRAEVFVESVVSDSGVMQAAAPYLQRLRQSRDLGRIAILADIQGKNTYGLVGRDIADLAEDAFHRGLADAVIVTGAGTGKSTSLDTVAAVKKALSGPVLVGSGVNLDTLAATLAVADGAIIGSHFKEDGRTENRIDEVRVRAFMSQARLLRQVGVAL; encoded by the coding sequence ATGGTTCATCTTGAAGCACTGCCTGGCGCGCCCCGCTACAGCGGGGCCCCACTGGAGGAGCTACTCCGGCGTGCAGTAGCCGACGCTCAAGCCCTAGAGAGGGGTGGGGTGGATGCCCTCCTGGTGGAGAACTACAACGATTACCCCTATCTGCCTGCAGAGGTGGGCTATACCACAGTGTCCTGGATGAGCATCATCGCCTACGTCGTGCGGCAGGCCACCTCCCTGCCCCTGGGCGTGAACGTGCTCTTCAACGACTTTGCGGCGGAGTTGATCATCGCTGAGGCCGTGGGCGCCCGTTTCATCCGGGCCGAAGTCTTTGTGGAGTCGGTGGTCTCGGACAGCGGGGTTATGCAAGCAGCGGCCCCCTATTTGCAGAGGCTTCGTCAGTCCAGAGACCTGGGCCGTATCGCCATCTTGGCTGACATCCAGGGCAAGAATACTTATGGATTGGTAGGGCGAGACATCGCTGACCTGGCGGAGGACGCCTTCCACAGAGGACTGGCGGATGCAGTCATCGTCACTGGGGCGGGCACCGGCAAGTCCACATCCTTAGATACGGTGGCCGCAGTGAAAAAGGCATTATCTGGCCCTGTTTTAGTGGGCAGCGGGGTGAATCTGGATACACTGGCGGCCACATTGGCCGTGGCCGATGGCGCCATCATCGGCAGTCATTTTAAGGAGGATGGAAGGACAGAAAACAGGATAGACGAGGTAAGGGTGCGAGCATTCATGTCCCAAGCAAGGCTCCTACGACAGGTGGGGGTCGCCCTATGA
- a CDS encoding BMP family ABC transporter substrate-binding protein translates to MKRYLYVLFTVAMVAGMLLTACGPAATPAPTKAAETPKASEAAKPRVLVVINGVLGDKSFFDSAARGIEEAKKDFGIEAKIIEAGTDPSKWEPALIDAADSKYDIIICGTWQMKEYLENVAPKHPDKKFMIFDVSVDYSKGLKNVYSITYKQNEGSYLAGLYAGLVTKSKMEMANPQKVIGVIGGQDIPVINDFIVGYKQGAKDADPETQVIVQYAGGWNDPAKGKEISLAMYNQGADIIFNVAGGTGAGIFEAAKAQKRYAIGVDSDQALLFESSDPALTKNILTSMMKNVDNSLYRAIKLHLEGKLPYGSAEALGIKEGGVGLAKNKYYEQYTPDDIKKKIDEAEKKILDGTIKVNTVIK, encoded by the coding sequence ATGAAACGGTATCTGTATGTGCTCTTTACAGTAGCTATGGTGGCTGGCATGCTATTGACAGCCTGTGGCCCCGCCGCTACACCGGCGCCCACCAAAGCTGCTGAGACCCCTAAAGCGTCGGAGGCAGCGAAACCCCGCGTGCTGGTGGTGATCAACGGTGTCTTGGGTGATAAATCCTTCTTTGACTCAGCGGCCCGCGGTATCGAGGAAGCCAAGAAGGACTTCGGCATCGAGGCTAAGATCATCGAGGCCGGTACCGATCCATCCAAGTGGGAGCCTGCCCTTATAGACGCCGCTGACTCCAAATATGATATCATCATCTGTGGCACCTGGCAGATGAAGGAGTACTTGGAGAACGTGGCCCCTAAGCACCCCGACAAGAAGTTCATGATCTTCGACGTCTCGGTGGATTACTCCAAAGGCTTGAAGAACGTATACTCCATCACCTACAAGCAGAATGAGGGCTCATACCTGGCGGGTCTCTATGCCGGGCTGGTGACTAAGTCGAAGATGGAGATGGCCAATCCTCAGAAGGTCATTGGTGTCATTGGTGGCCAGGACATCCCGGTGATCAATGACTTCATCGTTGGCTACAAACAGGGTGCCAAGGATGCCGATCCGGAGACCCAGGTGATCGTCCAGTATGCTGGAGGCTGGAACGACCCGGCCAAAGGTAAGGAGATCTCACTGGCCATGTATAATCAGGGCGCCGACATCATCTTCAACGTGGCCGGTGGCACCGGGGCGGGCATCTTCGAGGCGGCCAAGGCCCAGAAGCGCTACGCCATCGGCGTGGACTCTGACCAGGCCCTGCTCTTCGAGAGTAGCGATCCAGCTCTCACTAAGAACATCCTCACCTCCATGATGAAGAACGTGGATAATTCACTCTACCGGGCCATCAAGCTGCACCTGGAGGGCAAGCTACCCTATGGCTCAGCAGAGGCTCTGGGCATCAAGGAGGGAGGCGTTGGCCTGGCCAAGAATAAGTACTACGAGCAATACACACCCGATGACATCAAGAAGAAGATCGACGAGGCCGAAAAGAAGATCCTGGACGGGACCATCAAGGTAAACACAGTCATCAAGTAG
- the purD gene encoding phosphoribosylamine--glycine ligase, whose product MKVGLVGHGGREHAIARAIARSANSVQLYSYLGAANPGIARLSRGYELGSLQDTRSLADYFARIKPDLVIIGSEEPLVHSAVDLLAGKGLAVVGPYADQARLEADKGFMRQLMREFIGYGYPDHRETRSREEVQGYLAKTPEVAVKPVGLSSGKGVRVTGKQLRGMRETVAYAADLIAQDGRVLLEEKLEGEEFSLMVFSDGERIVSMPLIQDYKLAREGDLGDMTGGMGSYSCPNHLLPFVSQEEAEVAQGLVAKVIQSIQDMTQKPYRGVLYGQFMLTSQGPLVVEFNVRFGDPEAINALALLVDDFVDGCAGIACGQMPQIRFQPLATVCKYLVPPGYPEVPKANQEFQVVEKAILEAGAELYFGAVEERDGRFFTTGSRALAVAAQAATVTEAEEKVERAIALGKLGALYHRSDVGKPEHLEEKVRKMNVLRKAAEGALP is encoded by the coding sequence ATGAAAGTAGGACTGGTAGGACATGGCGGCAGGGAACATGCCATCGCCCGGGCCATTGCCCGCAGCGCTAACTCAGTGCAATTGTACTCCTATTTAGGGGCTGCGAACCCGGGCATCGCCCGCCTCTCCCGAGGATACGAGCTGGGCAGCCTGCAGGATACCAGAAGCCTAGCTGATTACTTCGCTCGCATCAAGCCCGATCTGGTAATCATAGGGTCGGAGGAGCCGCTGGTGCACAGCGCCGTGGACCTGTTGGCTGGGAAGGGGCTGGCTGTAGTCGGCCCTTACGCCGACCAGGCGCGGCTAGAGGCGGATAAGGGCTTCATGCGCCAATTGATGCGCGAATTTATCGGCTATGGCTACCCGGACCACAGAGAGACTCGTTCCCGGGAGGAAGTGCAGGGCTACCTGGCCAAGACGCCGGAGGTGGCCGTAAAGCCCGTGGGCTTGTCTTCGGGGAAGGGTGTAAGGGTCACAGGCAAACAACTGAGAGGGATGAGGGAGACCGTGGCCTATGCTGCTGACCTCATTGCTCAGGATGGTCGGGTGCTTCTGGAAGAGAAACTGGAGGGTGAGGAGTTCTCCCTGATGGTCTTCTCTGATGGGGAAAGGATCGTCTCTATGCCGTTGATCCAAGATTACAAGCTCGCCCGGGAGGGAGACCTGGGGGATATGACCGGGGGCATGGGCTCTTATTCCTGCCCAAATCATCTCCTACCCTTCGTCTCCCAGGAGGAAGCGGAGGTCGCCCAAGGATTGGTGGCTAAGGTCATTCAGTCCATCCAAGACATGACTCAGAAGCCCTACCGGGGGGTACTCTATGGCCAGTTTATGCTCACCAGCCAGGGGCCGCTGGTCGTGGAGTTCAACGTCCGCTTTGGCGATCCGGAGGCTATCAACGCCCTAGCGCTTTTGGTCGATGACTTCGTGGATGGATGCGCTGGCATCGCCTGTGGCCAGATGCCCCAGATCAGATTCCAGCCCCTGGCCACAGTGTGCAAATATCTAGTTCCCCCTGGCTACCCTGAGGTGCCCAAGGCGAACCAAGAGTTTCAGGTGGTGGAAAAGGCGATACTGGAAGCTGGGGCGGAGCTTTATTTCGGGGCTGTGGAGGAGAGGGATGGACGATTCTTCACCACCGGCTCCCGAGCCCTGGCTGTGGCCGCCCAGGCCGCTACCGTAACTGAGGCGGAGGAGAAGGTAGAGAGGGCCATCGCTTTGGGGAAACTGGGTGCCCTGTACCATCGTTCGGACGTAGGCAAGCCAGAACATCTGGAAGAGAAGGTAAGGAAAATGAACGTCCTACGCAAAGCGGCTGAGGGTGCTCTCCCATGA